The following are encoded in a window of Longimicrobiaceae bacterium genomic DNA:
- a CDS encoding serine hydrolase, giving the protein MSSEDNDELAAAVRRIRQEAGAESVAAAYYDYETRTHWHYSGDEWFHAASTIKVPMLLGVFGAAQKGQLPLNGRVHVRNRFLSVADGEPFRVESGRDANSVVHKHLGRTMRVRELARHMIVTSSNLATNLLVEVVGLDEMRASIRELGIEGVTLERGVEDERAYEEGINNMVTANGLVAVLRHIEEGTAFSVMASARMLEILHDQEFRSGIPAGVPDDARVANKTGEISTVAHDAAIVYLPDRKPYVLVVLTQWERGASGRSDTIARISRAVYEHLMDLGESPDA; this is encoded by the coding sequence ATGAGTTCCGAAGACAACGACGAGCTTGCCGCGGCGGTGCGGCGGATCCGGCAGGAGGCCGGAGCGGAATCCGTGGCCGCGGCCTACTACGACTACGAGACGCGCACCCACTGGCACTACAGCGGCGACGAGTGGTTCCACGCCGCCAGCACCATCAAGGTCCCCATGCTGCTGGGCGTCTTCGGCGCCGCGCAGAAGGGGCAGCTCCCGCTGAACGGGCGGGTGCACGTGCGCAATCGCTTCCTCAGCGTGGCCGACGGCGAGCCCTTCCGGGTGGAATCGGGGCGCGACGCCAACTCGGTGGTGCACAAGCACCTCGGGCGGACCATGCGGGTCCGGGAGCTGGCCCGCCACATGATCGTCACCAGCAGCAACCTGGCCACCAACCTCCTGGTGGAGGTGGTGGGGCTGGACGAGATGCGCGCCTCCATCCGGGAGCTGGGAATCGAGGGCGTCACCCTGGAGCGGGGGGTGGAGGACGAGCGCGCCTACGAGGAGGGGATCAACAACATGGTGACCGCCAACGGGCTCGTCGCCGTCCTCCGCCACATCGAGGAGGGGACCGCCTTCTCGGTGATGGCCTCGGCGCGGATGCTGGAGATCCTGCACGATCAGGAGTTCCGCAGCGGGATCCCCGCCGGCGTCCCGGACGACGCCCGCGTCGCCAACAAGACGGGGGAGATCTCCACCGTGGCGCACGACGCGGCCATCGTCTACCTCCCCGACCGCAAGCCCTACGTCCTGGTGGTGCTCACCCAGTGGGAGCGCGGCGC